The Takifugu rubripes chromosome 3, fTakRub1.2, whole genome shotgun sequence genome contains a region encoding:
- the ppardb gene encoding peroxisome proliferator-activated receptor delta b isoform X1: MEWFQQADTEQKEKVNGCAEPPEGESGGPDSCGGTSASEVTDLQELKAPESEGEEDKEEREALPASKAEPSERARKKSEDGEEHKQKGSATSTYTDLSHTSSPSLSEQLRLGREDSAGAGISVECKVCGDKASGFHYGVHACEGCKGFFRRTVRMKLEYDRCTRSCKIQKKNRNKCQYCRFQKCLSLGMSHDAIRYGRMPEAERKKLVAGLLAEENVGKPGCSDLKSLAKQVNSAYLKNLSMTKKRARSILAGKTSSTSPFVIYDVDTLWKAESGLVWSQLLPGAPLTKEIGVHVFYRCQCTTVETVRELTEFAKCIPGFVDLFLNDQVTLLKYGVHEAIFAMLPSLMNKDGLLVANGKGFVTREFLRSLRKPFSEIMEPKFEFAVKFNALELDDSDLALFVAAIILCGDRPGLINVKQVEQSQDNILQALDLHLQANHSDSVYLFPKLLQKMADLRQLVTENAHLVQKIKKTESETSLHPLLQEIYKDMY, from the exons ATGGAATGGTTTCAGCAGGCGGATacggagcagaaagaaaaggtgaACGGCTGCGCCGAGCCCCCGGAGGGGGAGTCCGGAGGCCCGGACAGCTGCGGCGGGACCAGCGCGTCCGAGGTCACggacctgcaggagctgaaggcGCCGGAGAGCGAGGgcgaggaggacaaggaggagcgGGAAGCGCTCCCCGCCTCGAAGGCTGAGCCAAGTGAGCGGGCGAGGAAGAAGAGCGAGGACGGAGAGGAGCACAAGCAGAAGGGCAGCGCCACGTCCACctacacag ACCTGTCGCACACCTCATCGCCGTCGCTGTCGGAACAGCTGCGTCTCGGTCGGGAAGACAGCGCGGGGGCGGGGATCAGCGTGGAGTGTAAGGTCTGCGGGGACAAGGCGTCTGGCTTCCATTACGGGGTGCACGCCTGCGAGGGTTGTAAG GGCTTTTTCCGGCGAACCGTGCGAATGAAGCTGGAATACGACCGATGTACTCGCTCCTGCAAGATCCAGAAGAAGAATCGCAACAAGTGCCAATACTGCCGCTTCCAGAAGTGCCTGTCTTTGGGAATGTCCCACGATG CGATCCGATACGGACGCATGCcggaggcggagaggaaaaaacTGGTGGCGGGCCTGCTCGCGGAGGAAAATGTCGGCAAACCAGGATGCTCGGATCTGAAGTCGCTGGCCAAACAGGTCAACTCCGCCTACCTGAAGAATCTGAGCATGACGAAGAAACGGGCCCGCAGCATCCTGGCAGGGAAGACCAGCAGCACGTCG CCCTTCGTCATCTACGACGTGGACACGCTCTGGAAGGCAGAGAGCGGCCTGGTGTGGAGCCAGCTACTTCCCGGCGCTCCCCTCACCAAGGAAATCGGGGTCCACGTTTTTTACCGCTGCCAGTGCACCACGGTGGAGACCGTACGGGAGCTGACGGAGTTTGCCAAGTGTATTCCGGGCTTTGTGGACCTGTTCCTCAATGACCAG GTGACTTTGCTGAAGTACGGCGTGCACGAGGCTATTTTCGCCATGCTGCCCTCTTTGATGAACAAAGACGGGCTGCTGGTCGCCAACGGCAAAGGCTTCGTTACCAGGGAGTTCCTGAGAAGCTTGAGAAAGCCCTTCAGCGAGATCATGGAGCCCAAGTTTGAGTTTGCCGTCAAGTTCAACGCTCTGGAGCTGGACGACAGCGACCTGGCCCTGTTTGTCGCCGCCATCATTCtctgtggag ATCGTCCTGGGTTGATAAACGTgaagcaggtggagcagagcCAGGACAACATCCTCCAGGCGCTGGACCTCCATCTCCAAGCCAACCACTCTGACTCAGTCTACCTCTTccccaaactgctgcagaaaatgGCCGACCTCCGTCAGCTGGTGACGGAGAACGCCCACCTGGTCCAGAAAATCAAAAAGACCGAGTCGGAGACCTCGCTGCAcccgctgctgcaggagatctACAAAGACATGTACTAG
- the ppardb gene encoding peroxisome proliferator-activated receptor delta (The RefSeq protein has 7 substitutions compared to this genomic sequence) encodes MEWFQQADTEQKEKVNGCAEPPEGESGGPDNCCGTSASEVTDLQELKAPESEGEEDKEEREALPASKAEPSERARKKSEDGEEHKQKGSATSTYTDLSHTSSPSLSEQLSLGREDSAGAGISVECKVCGDKASGFHYGVHACEGCKGFFRRTVRMKLEYDRCTRSCKIQKKNRNKCQYCRFQKCLSLGMSHDAIRYGRMPEAKRKKLVAGLLAEENVGKPGCSDLKSLAKQVNSAYLKNLSMTKKRARSILAGKTSSTSPFVIYDVDTLWKAESGLVWSRLLPDAPLTKEIGVHVFYRCQCTTVETVRELTEFAKCIPGFVDLFLNDQVTLLKYGVHEAIFAMLPSLMNKDGLLVANGKGFVTREFLRSLRKPFSEIMEPKFEFAVKFNALELDDSDLALFVAAIILCGDRPGLINVKQVEQSQDNILQALDLHLQANHSDSVYLFPKLLQKMADLRQLVTENAHLVQKIKKTESETSLYPLLQEIYKDMY; translated from the exons ATGGAATGGTTTCAGCAGGCGGATacggagcagaaagaaaaggtgaACGGCTGCGCCGAGCCCCCGGAGGGGGAGTCCGGAGGCCCGGACAGCTGCGGCGGGACCAGCGCGTCCGAGGTCACggacctgcaggagctgaaggcGCCGGAGAGCGAGGgcgaggaggacaaggaggagcgGGAAGCGCTCCCCGCCTCGAAGGCTGAGCCAAGTGAGCGGGCGAGGAAGAAGAGCGAGGACGGAGAGGAGCACAAGCAGAAGGGCAGCGCCACGTCCACctacacag ACCTGTCGCACACCTCATCGCCGTCGCTGTCGGAACAGCTGCGTCTCGGTCGGGAAGACAGCGCGGGGGCGGGGATCAGCGTGGAGTGTAAGGTCTGCGGGGACAAGGCGTCTGGCTTCCATTACGGGGTGCACGCCTGCGAGGGTTGTAAG GGCTTTTTCCGGCGAACCGTGCGAATGAAGCTGGAATACGACCGATGTACTCGCTCCTGCAAGATCCAGAAGAAGAATCGCAACAAGTGCCAATACTGCCGCTTCCAGAAGTGCCTGTCTTTGGGAATGTCCCACGATG CGATCCGATACGGACGCATGCcggaggcggagaggaaaaaacTGGTGGCGGGCCTGCTCGCGGAGGAAAATGTCGGCAAACCAGGATGCTCGGATCTGAAGTCGCTGGCCAAACAGGTCAACTCCGCCTACCTGAAGAATCTGAGCATGACGAAGAAACGGGCCCGCAGCATCCTGGCAGGGAAGACCAGCAGCACGTCG CCCTTCGTCATCTACGACGTGGACACGCTCTGGAAGGCAGAGAGCGGCCTGGTGTGGAGCCAGCTACTTCCCGGCGCTCCCCTCACCAAGGAAATCGGGGTCCACGTTTTTTACCGCTGCCAGTGCACCACGGTGGAGACCGTACGGGAGCTGACGGAGTTTGCCAAGTGTATTCCGGGCTTTGTGGACCTGTTCCTCAATGACCAG GTGACTTTGCTGAAGTACGGCGTGCACGAGGCTATTTTCGCCATGCTGCCCTCTTTGATGAACAAAGACGGGCTGCTGGTCGCCAACGGCAAAGGCTTCGTTACCAGGGAGTTCCTGAGAAGCTTGAGAAAGCCCTTCAGCGAGATCATGGAGCCCAAGTTTGAGTTTGCCGTCAAGTTCAACGCTCTGGAGCTGGACGACAGCGACCTGGCCCTGTTTGTCGCCGCCATCATTCtctgtggag ATCGTCCTGGGTTGATAAACGTgaagcaggtggagcagagcCAGGACAACATCCTCCAGGCGCTGGACCTCCATCTCCAAGCCAACCACTCTGACTCAGTCTACCTCTTccccaaactgctgcagaaaatgGCCGACCTCCGTCAGCTGGTGACGGAGAACGCCCACCTGGTCCAGAAAATCAAAAAGACCGAGTCGGAGACCTCGCTGCAcccgctgctgcaggagatctACAAAGACATGTACTAG
- the LOC101068742 gene encoding differentially expressed in FDCP 6 homolog, translating to MDLRSELLKSIWYGFTALDLERSGKVSKSQLKVLSHNLCTVLCIPHDPVALEDHFRDDDDGPVSSQGYMPYLNKYILDKVVEGSFIKENVDELCWTLTAKKNYRTDKSSCSVVPERDAFRLWCLFNFLSEDKYPLVMVPDEVEYLLKKICMAMSIEFNCVELEDFLSQDTVQQSGITVWGFLDLINSGKITRGIEKDIISMAIEEVYREIVGDVLKEGYLWKKGQLRRNWKERWFTLRPSNLSYYTGEDRKDCQGNIVLDENCCVEVLPDRDGKRCMFCLKTLSKTYEMSASDTKQRQEWTAAIQTAIRLSIEGKNSLHKDLKLKRREQREQREKRRQAKEEELQRLRALQEERERKLAELELLKEAQKQAQVLLEQDEQRRRQQHEQLQQALEVQLREAEEARVSMQAEMALKEEEAQRQRKRIQELEEMQKRLEEALQQEIKARMDEEAFRLAQAGLLAEEEDKMKALMSLQEEQEEYILKTQREKQELKQEMETKSRALEEAQRQLEEVRANRHRVDQDVVAAQRKLRQASTNVKHWNVQMNRLMRPIGPGEKRPSLGSSFSTFQVPSQRDPGLRLIRRSEPDEESKENVDSRAHSEKHSNGDMDCP from the exons ATGGACCTCAGGTCTGAGCTGCTCAAGTCCATCTGGTATGGCTTCACAGCCCTGGACCTAGAGAGAAGCGGTAAGGTGTCCAAGTCTCAGTTGAAG GTGCTGTCCCACAACCTGTGCACGGTCTTGTGCATCCCTCACGACCCGGTGGCGTTGGAGGACCATTTCAGGGACGATGATGACGGTCCGGTGTCCAGCCAGGGTTACATGCCTTACCTGAACAAATACATCCTGGACAAG GTTGTCGAAGGCTCCTTTATTAAGGAAAATGTAGATGAACTGTGTTGGACTCTGACAGCAAAGAAAAACTACAGGACGGACAAAAGCAGCTGCAGCGTTGTGCCAGAGAGGGATGCTTTCCGACTGTGGTGCCTCTTTAATTTTCTCTCCGAGGACAAGTACCCTCTGGTCATGGTCCCTGATGAG GTGGAGTATCTCCTGAAGAAGATCTGCATGGCGATGAGCATTGAGTTCAACTGTGTTGAGCTAGAGGACTTCCTCTCCCAAGACACCGTCCAGCAGAGCGGCATCACCGTCTGGGGGTTTCTGGACTTGATTAACTCAGGGAAGATAACCAGAGGGATTGAAAAAGACATAATCAGCATGGCCATCGAGGAAGTGTACAGGGAGATAGTCGGCGATGTCCTCAAAGAG GGTTACCTGTGGAAGAAAGGtcagctgaggaggaactggaAGGAGCGCTGGTTCACCTTAAGGCCCAGCAACCTTTCCTACTACACCGGGGAGGACCGCAAAGACTGCCAGGGCAACATCGTTCTGGACGAGAACTGCTGCGTGGAG GTGCTGCCAGACAGGGATGGGAAGAGGTGCATGTTTTGTCTGAAAACTCTGTCAAAGACCTACGAGATGAGCGCCTCGGACACCAAACAGAGGCAGGAGTGGACGGCAG CCATCCAGACGGCCATCAGGCTTTCCATAGAAGGGAAGAACTCCCTCCACAAGGATCTGAAGCTGAAGCGGCGAGAGCAGCGGGAGCAGCGCGAGAAGAGGAGGCAggccaaggaggaggagctgcagaggctgcgggccctgcaggaggagcgggagcgCAAGCTGGCCGAGCTGGAGCTCCTGAAGGAGGCCCAGAAGCAGGCTCAGGTCCTCCTGGAGCAGGACGAGCAGAGGCGACGCCAGCAGCatgagcagctccagcaggccCTGGAGGTGCAGCTGCGTGAGGCCGAGGAG GCTCGGGTCAGCATGCAGGCAGAGATGGctctgaaagaggaggaggcccagaggcagaggaagaggatccaggagctggaggagatgcagaaGCGCTTGGAGGAGgcgctgcagcaggagatcAAAGCCAGGATGGACGAGGAGGCCTTCCGCTTGGCTCAGGCTGG GCTgttggctgaggaggaggacaagatgAAGGCCCTCATgtccctgcaggaggaacaagAGGAGTACATCCTGAAGACCCAGAGGGAGAagcaggagctgaaacaggaaatggagacCAAGTCGAGGGCGCTGGAAGAGGCGCAAAGGCAACTGGAGGAGGTCCGTGCCAACCGGCACCGCGTGGACCAGGACGTCGTG GCTGCTCAGAGGAAACTCCGCCAGGCGAGCACCAACGTCAAACACTGGAACGTCCAGATGAACAGGCTGATGCGGCCGATCGGACCAGGAG AGAAAAGGCCGTCCCTGGGAAGCTCCTTCTCGACCTTCCAGGTCCCGTCGCAGAGAGATCCCGGGCTGCGTCTCATCAGGAGGTCAGAACCGGACGAAGAGAGCAAAGAAAACGTGGACAGTCGGGCTCACAGCGAGAAACACTCTAACGGAGACATGGACTGCCCCTGA
- the troap gene encoding uncharacterized protein troap isoform X2, whose protein sequence is MDSSPVLRQQNQNKISHFLRMKNEQSKTNHPKSPKSAPHYSNQDENKDPQKSAVGKKASVRQGVSRLPVLAKSLHLPSPSSFSLSHCKWEEKPLAGKAKKEKPCTRPLPFNRSHCKNSRKAAEYEQPSSVLQSNPGSRSVQQSNAACCVTQKQSNGRANQSKYPHVSQNRADLTKRAEGSEGNVAENTSKCKGQRAAVTNLKPSAHLSHHVSSIPNNTCHQNNAASSAEACTHNMNQLSIKDLSATSHAQQSVQLTEQARSSTDKGESFKTDHAALLSILRNDGVSATGLGSKPYNDLPQRVSILKNKQKAGPNVGFMKSEPFSPDPAALQSILQNEGLKVGGCLGATPKNAIRPSGRGTSVYTAQRVPARKQQVEATRATAEPVGLKWTPQRVPNTRHQPMSAMKWHLSTQPSPYCMTPGLRSCKTNRMPHQEEIVQRLFDDQEEESTTNVTEKAPEKPVQDPANTSHKEEKGETCSADGCEQQRTVGAQPFIQAPQRASVIFFSTGKKLLRVPRFERQEDWTLQEQDCAGPTQARQLLPAKEETREESGPTSRPAAAQTLHKDSIVQKSCVVSSAVAMLRKRLPPLEELRLDEEVATYTSLLAATGFLPPQPRCGNPLAAMLHFEESSRFVPIDLDPASDPTWPCSLMEER, encoded by the exons ATGGACTCATCTCCTGTCCTTCGCCAACAAAATCAGAACAAAATCAGCCATTTTCTGAG GATGAAGAATGAGCAAAGCAAGACTAACCATCCAAAGTCTCCCAAATCTGCACCTCACTATTCCAACCAGGATGAGAACAAGGACCCTCAAAAGTCAGCAGTTGGTAAAAAGGCCTCTGTGCGCCAGGGTGTAAGTAGGTTACCGGTGCTTGCAAAGTCCCTCCACCTTCCATCTCCCTCCAGCTTTAGCTTGTCTCACTGTAAATGGGAGGAGAAACCTTTGGCC GGCAAAGCTAAGAAGGAAAAGCCGTGCACCAGACCTTTACCTTTCAACCGTTCACATTGCAAGAATTCAAGGAAAGCTGCTGAATATGAGCAGCCCAGCTCTGTTTTGCAGTCAAATCCTGGCAGCCGCAGTGTCCAGCAAAGCAACGCTGCATGCTGCGTTACCCAAAAACAGTCAAACGGTCGTGCAAATCAGAGCAAATATCCACATGTTTCACAGAACCGTGCAGACTTAACCAAGAGGGCAGAGGGTTCTGAAGGAAACGTTGCAGAAAATACATCCAAGTGTAAAGGACAGCGTGCGGCTGTCACCAACTTGAAGCCTTCAGCTCATTTGTCTCATCATGTCTCATCCATCCCAAACAACACTTGTCATCAGAACAATGCTGCCTCCTCTGCTGAGGCCTGCACCCACAACATGAACCAGCTCAGTATCAAAGATCTCAGCGCCACCTCCCACGCTCAGCAAAGCGTGCAGCTGACTGAGCAGGCCAGAAGTTCAACCG ACAAAGGGGAGAGCTTTAAGACAGACCATGCAGCCTTGCTCAGTATCCTCCGCAATGACGGAGTGAGTGCAACAGGTCTGGGATCCAAACCCTATAACGATCTG CCCCAGCGAGTTTCCatccttaaaaacaaacaaaaagctgGACCCAATGTAG GTTTCATGAAGTCAGAACCATTTTCTCCAGATCCCGCTGCTCTGCAAAGCATCCTGCAGAATGAGGGACTGAAGGTTGGGGGGTGTCTAGGAGCCACCCCCAAAAATGCCATTCGTCCTTCAGGCAGAGGCACTTCAGTCTACACC GCTCAGAGAGTGCCAGCTCGTAAACAACAGGTGGAGGCTACCAGAGCTACTGCAG AGCCCGTGGGCTTGAAATGGACCCCACAAAGAGTCCCCAACACCAGACATCAGCCCATGTCTGCTATG AAATGGCATCTGTCGACGCAGCCCTCTCCGTACTGCATGACTCCAGGGCTGCGAAGCTGCAAAACAAACCGAATGCCACACCAGGAG GAGATTGTCCAGCGATTATTTGATGACCAGGAGGAGGAGTCGACTACAAACGTGACAGAAAAAGCTCCAGAGAAACCCGTTCAGGACCCAGCA AATACATcccataaagaagaaaaaggagaaacctGCAGTGCTGATGGGTGTGAGCAGCAGAGGACTGTGGGAGCACAGCCGTTCATCCAGGCACCACAAAGGGcctctgtcattttcttttcaactGGGAAAAAATTGTTGCGAGTCCCACGTTTTGAGCGGCAGGAGGACTGGACCCTCCAGGAGCAGGACTGTGCAGGCCCAACACAGGCAAGACAGTTGCTGCCAGCAAAAGAAGAGACAAGAGAGGAGTCTGGACCCACcagccgtcctgctgctgctcagactcTGCACAAAG ACTCCATTGTTCAGAAGAGCTGTGTTGTCAGCTCCGCAGTGGCGATGCTTCGCAagcgtcttcctcctctcgaGGAGCTCCGCTTGGATGAGGAGGTGGCCACCTACACCTCCCTCTTAGCTGCTACCGGGTTTCTCCCCCCTCAGCCTCGCTGTGGAAACCCACTGGCGGCCATGTTGCACTTTGAGGAGTCATCT AGGTTCGTTCCTATTGACCTCGATCCCGCGTCTGATCCCACGTGGCCGTGTTCCCTGATGGAGGAGAGATGA
- the troap gene encoding uncharacterized protein troap isoform X1, with translation MDSSPVLRQQNQNKISHFLRMKNEQSKTNHPKSPKSAPHYSNQDENKDPQKSAVGKKASVRQGVSRLPVLAKSLHLPSPSSFSLSHCKWEEKPLAGKAKKEKPCTRPLPFNRSHCKNSRKAAEYEQPSSVLQSNPGSRSVQQSNAACCVTQKQSNGRANQSKYPHVSQNRADLTKRAEGSEGNVAENTSKCKGQRAAVTNLKPSAHLSHHVSSIPNNTCHQNNAASSAEACTHNMNQLSIKDLSATSHAQQSVQLTEQARSSTDIIISSGEYQQPSLFWISDKGESFKTDHAALLSILRNDGVSATGLGSKPYNDLPQRVSILKNKQKAGPNVGFMKSEPFSPDPAALQSILQNEGLKVGGCLGATPKNAIRPSGRGTSVYTAQRVPARKQQVEATRATAEPVGLKWTPQRVPNTRHQPMSAMKWHLSTQPSPYCMTPGLRSCKTNRMPHQEEIVQRLFDDQEEESTTNVTEKAPEKPVQDPANTSHKEEKGETCSADGCEQQRTVGAQPFIQAPQRASVIFFSTGKKLLRVPRFERQEDWTLQEQDCAGPTQARQLLPAKEETREESGPTSRPAAAQTLHKDSIVQKSCVVSSAVAMLRKRLPPLEELRLDEEVATYTSLLAATGFLPPQPRCGNPLAAMLHFEESSRFVPIDLDPASDPTWPCSLMEER, from the exons ATGGACTCATCTCCTGTCCTTCGCCAACAAAATCAGAACAAAATCAGCCATTTTCTGAG GATGAAGAATGAGCAAAGCAAGACTAACCATCCAAAGTCTCCCAAATCTGCACCTCACTATTCCAACCAGGATGAGAACAAGGACCCTCAAAAGTCAGCAGTTGGTAAAAAGGCCTCTGTGCGCCAGGGTGTAAGTAGGTTACCGGTGCTTGCAAAGTCCCTCCACCTTCCATCTCCCTCCAGCTTTAGCTTGTCTCACTGTAAATGGGAGGAGAAACCTTTGGCC GGCAAAGCTAAGAAGGAAAAGCCGTGCACCAGACCTTTACCTTTCAACCGTTCACATTGCAAGAATTCAAGGAAAGCTGCTGAATATGAGCAGCCCAGCTCTGTTTTGCAGTCAAATCCTGGCAGCCGCAGTGTCCAGCAAAGCAACGCTGCATGCTGCGTTACCCAAAAACAGTCAAACGGTCGTGCAAATCAGAGCAAATATCCACATGTTTCACAGAACCGTGCAGACTTAACCAAGAGGGCAGAGGGTTCTGAAGGAAACGTTGCAGAAAATACATCCAAGTGTAAAGGACAGCGTGCGGCTGTCACCAACTTGAAGCCTTCAGCTCATTTGTCTCATCATGTCTCATCCATCCCAAACAACACTTGTCATCAGAACAATGCTGCCTCCTCTGCTGAGGCCTGCACCCACAACATGAACCAGCTCAGTATCAAAGATCTCAGCGCCACCTCCCACGCTCAGCAAAGCGTGCAGCTGACTGAGCAGGCCAGAAGTTCAACCG ACATCATCATTTCCTCAGGTGAATATCAGCAGCCATCTTTATTTTGGATTTCAGACAAAGGGGAGAGCTTTAAGACAGACCATGCAGCCTTGCTCAGTATCCTCCGCAATGACGGAGTGAGTGCAACAGGTCTGGGATCCAAACCCTATAACGATCTG CCCCAGCGAGTTTCCatccttaaaaacaaacaaaaagctgGACCCAATGTAG GTTTCATGAAGTCAGAACCATTTTCTCCAGATCCCGCTGCTCTGCAAAGCATCCTGCAGAATGAGGGACTGAAGGTTGGGGGGTGTCTAGGAGCCACCCCCAAAAATGCCATTCGTCCTTCAGGCAGAGGCACTTCAGTCTACACC GCTCAGAGAGTGCCAGCTCGTAAACAACAGGTGGAGGCTACCAGAGCTACTGCAG AGCCCGTGGGCTTGAAATGGACCCCACAAAGAGTCCCCAACACCAGACATCAGCCCATGTCTGCTATG AAATGGCATCTGTCGACGCAGCCCTCTCCGTACTGCATGACTCCAGGGCTGCGAAGCTGCAAAACAAACCGAATGCCACACCAGGAG GAGATTGTCCAGCGATTATTTGATGACCAGGAGGAGGAGTCGACTACAAACGTGACAGAAAAAGCTCCAGAGAAACCCGTTCAGGACCCAGCA AATACATcccataaagaagaaaaaggagaaacctGCAGTGCTGATGGGTGTGAGCAGCAGAGGACTGTGGGAGCACAGCCGTTCATCCAGGCACCACAAAGGGcctctgtcattttcttttcaactGGGAAAAAATTGTTGCGAGTCCCACGTTTTGAGCGGCAGGAGGACTGGACCCTCCAGGAGCAGGACTGTGCAGGCCCAACACAGGCAAGACAGTTGCTGCCAGCAAAAGAAGAGACAAGAGAGGAGTCTGGACCCACcagccgtcctgctgctgctcagactcTGCACAAAG ACTCCATTGTTCAGAAGAGCTGTGTTGTCAGCTCCGCAGTGGCGATGCTTCGCAagcgtcttcctcctctcgaGGAGCTCCGCTTGGATGAGGAGGTGGCCACCTACACCTCCCTCTTAGCTGCTACCGGGTTTCTCCCCCCTCAGCCTCGCTGTGGAAACCCACTGGCGGCCATGTTGCACTTTGAGGAGTCATCT AGGTTCGTTCCTATTGACCTCGATCCCGCGTCTGATCCCACGTGGCCGTGTTCCCTGATGGAGGAGAGATGA